A single region of the Streptomyces sp. NBC_01381 genome encodes:
- a CDS encoding sucrase ferredoxin, translating into MSTCATASRDLDEPLAGTAATARTWLLLEQPGPWGAKALTSSHLDPEVGRALEAAAEGTGVRVALIRRPGRHADCHEPARRRVYVAHTTPGNAWLRGHVTDEPARLLDLDFTALGAGDHGGFGTPHTGAPLALVCTNGKRDRCCALLGRPLAAQLAAAGEQGVWEVTHLGGHRFSPTLLVLPHGYAYGRSETHSVKEILEAVRTGRVVTEGCRGRSAWDRPGQAAELAVRTSTGEDAVGALSVARTDGSAPRWEVTVAHTDGRRWRVTVAQGASLPPRPESCGAAPAAPARMDVVAVREVAMHGAWGEIPTTVTSE; encoded by the coding sequence GTGAGTACGTGCGCCACCGCTTCGCGGGATCTGGACGAGCCTCTCGCGGGTACCGCGGCCACCGCCAGGACCTGGCTGCTGCTTGAACAGCCGGGCCCCTGGGGCGCCAAAGCGCTCACATCCAGCCATCTGGACCCGGAGGTCGGCCGCGCCCTCGAGGCGGCCGCCGAGGGGACCGGCGTACGGGTCGCCCTCATCCGGCGCCCGGGGCGCCACGCCGACTGCCACGAGCCCGCCCGGCGCCGGGTGTACGTGGCCCACACCACGCCGGGCAACGCCTGGCTGCGCGGCCACGTCACCGACGAACCGGCACGATTGCTCGACCTCGACTTCACCGCACTGGGCGCGGGCGACCACGGCGGGTTCGGCACCCCGCACACGGGCGCCCCGCTGGCCCTGGTCTGCACGAACGGCAAACGCGACCGCTGCTGCGCGCTCCTCGGCAGGCCCCTCGCCGCCCAGCTCGCCGCCGCCGGTGAACAGGGCGTCTGGGAAGTCACTCATCTGGGTGGTCACCGCTTCTCCCCCACGCTGCTCGTCCTGCCGCACGGGTACGCGTACGGCCGGTCCGAGACGCACTCCGTCAAGGAGATCCTCGAAGCGGTGCGTACGGGACGCGTCGTCACCGAGGGATGCCGGGGCAGGTCCGCCTGGGACCGCCCCGGACAGGCCGCCGAGCTCGCGGTGCGCACCTCGACCGGCGAGGACGCCGTGGGCGCGCTGAGCGTGGCCAGGACGGACGGCTCGGCCCCGCGCTGGGAGGTGACCGTCGCCCACACCGACGGCCGTCGCTGGCGAGTGACCGTCGCCCAGGGCGCCTCGCTGCCGCCACGCCCCGAGAGCTGCGGCGCGGCGCCGGCGGCCCCGGCCCGGATGGACGTGGTGGCGGTGCGCGAGGTCGCGATGCACGGGGCCTGGGGCGAGATCCCCACCACAGTGACTTCGGAGTAG
- a CDS encoding citrate synthase family protein — MTDQEAAREGRRLNTREAAELLGVKPETVYAYVSRGQLSSRRGPGSRGSTFDAKEVESLARKNRREPAAASASSELSVRTRITLIDKDRYYFRGVDAVELALAYSYEEVAEWLWTGTLRPGIRFTAPEETALAARRAVDALPEHSGPTDRLRVAAISAAAADPLRFDLSEEAVIGTARTLIPTLVTALPPIPRTYQDEGPLARRLWARLTGRKPDEATLRVLDTALALLVDHDLAASTLAVRVAASARAHPYAAVSAGLGVLEGPLHGAASGLAHRMLLDVLDRGSAAPVVADELRAGRRVPGLGHRLYPGDDPRAVALFALLEEIPKAGPALAAARDVVATTARHTDLHANVDLALAVLTASSGMPAEAGETIFAVARTAGWIAHALEEYGERPLRMRPSGQYVGLRPPQPVPTPQDG, encoded by the coding sequence ATGACGGATCAGGAAGCCGCCCGCGAAGGCCGCCGGCTGAACACCCGGGAAGCCGCGGAGCTGCTCGGCGTGAAGCCAGAGACGGTGTACGCGTACGTGAGCCGCGGCCAGCTCAGCAGCCGTCGTGGCCCCGGCTCCCGGGGCAGCACCTTCGACGCCAAGGAGGTCGAGTCGCTGGCCCGCAAGAACCGCAGGGAGCCCGCCGCGGCCTCCGCGAGCAGCGAACTCTCCGTACGGACCCGCATCACGCTCATCGACAAGGACCGCTACTACTTCCGCGGCGTCGACGCGGTGGAGCTCGCCCTGGCGTACTCCTACGAAGAGGTCGCCGAGTGGCTCTGGACCGGCACCCTGCGCCCCGGGATCCGTTTCACGGCCCCCGAGGAGACCGCTCTCGCGGCGCGCCGAGCCGTCGACGCGCTGCCCGAGCACAGCGGCCCGACCGACCGCCTGCGGGTCGCCGCCATCTCGGCCGCGGCCGCGGACCCCCTCCGCTTCGACCTCTCCGAAGAAGCCGTCATCGGCACCGCGCGCACCCTCATCCCCACCCTCGTGACCGCGCTCCCACCGATCCCACGCACGTACCAGGACGAGGGCCCCCTGGCCCGCCGCCTCTGGGCACGCCTGACCGGCCGGAAGCCCGACGAAGCCACCCTGCGCGTCCTGGACACCGCACTCGCGCTCCTCGTCGACCACGACCTCGCCGCGTCGACGCTCGCCGTCCGCGTCGCCGCCTCCGCGCGCGCCCACCCGTACGCGGCCGTCTCGGCCGGCCTCGGCGTCCTGGAGGGCCCGCTGCACGGCGCCGCCAGCGGCCTCGCCCACCGCATGCTCCTCGACGTGCTCGACCGCGGCAGCGCGGCCCCTGTAGTGGCGGACGAACTCCGCGCCGGACGCCGCGTACCGGGGCTCGGCCACCGCCTCTATCCGGGCGACGACCCGCGCGCGGTGGCCCTGTTCGCCCTCCTGGAGGAGATCCCCAAGGCCGGTCCCGCCCTGGCGGCGGCCCGTGACGTGGTGGCCACCACCGCGCGCCACACGGACCTGCACGCCAATGTCGACCTCGCCCTCGCCGTCCTGACCGCGTCCTCCGGGATGCCCGCCGAGGCCGGCGAGACGATCTTCGCGGTGGCGCGCACGGCCGGCTGGATCGCCCATGCCCTGGAGGAGTACGGCGAGCGGCCGCTGCGCATGCGCCCCAGCGGGCAGTACGTCGGACTGCGGCCGCCCCAGCCGGTGCCCACGCCCCAGGACGGCTGA
- a CDS encoding citrate synthase/methylcitrate synthase, whose protein sequence is MPINGSTTTPTGPVEVPRGLAGVVVTETRLGDVRGSEGFYHYRQYSAVELAQTRGFEDVWHLMFHGELPDAAHRTAFAARTASLRHLPDEVRAALPAIASASALSGPLSGLRTALSLFGAARGFRPVYDIDGDRRRADAMAASAVVPTLLTALYRLGQGLDPVEPREDLSYAANYLYMLTGSEPEPDRARAIEQYLISTIDHGFNASTFTARVITSTGADVAACLVGAVGALSGPLHGGAPSRALDTLDAIGTPDRIDGWIRERVLAGDRIMGFGHPVYRTEDPRSRMLRGIARQFGGPMVEFAVEVERQVEAILAELKPGRELHTNVEFYAGVVMELCGLPREMFTPTFAAARVVGWGANILEQAEDSKIIRPAARYVGPVPPEPVPVVPVA, encoded by the coding sequence ATGCCGATCAATGGCTCCACCACCACCCCCACCGGTCCCGTGGAGGTCCCCCGCGGACTCGCCGGCGTCGTCGTGACCGAGACCCGGCTCGGAGACGTCAGGGGATCCGAGGGCTTCTACCACTACCGCCAGTACTCGGCCGTCGAACTCGCGCAGACCCGCGGCTTCGAGGACGTATGGCACCTGATGTTCCACGGCGAGCTGCCGGACGCGGCGCACCGGACGGCCTTCGCCGCGCGGACCGCTTCCCTGCGGCACCTGCCCGACGAGGTGCGCGCCGCGCTGCCCGCCATAGCCAGCGCCAGTGCCCTGTCGGGGCCGCTCTCCGGGCTGCGCACCGCGCTCTCGCTCTTCGGGGCGGCGCGGGGCTTCCGCCCGGTGTACGACATCGACGGTGACCGGCGCCGTGCGGACGCCATGGCCGCGTCCGCCGTGGTGCCGACCCTGCTCACCGCGCTGTACCGCCTTGGCCAGGGCCTCGACCCCGTCGAGCCGCGCGAAGACCTCTCCTATGCCGCCAACTACCTCTACATGCTGACTGGTTCGGAGCCGGAGCCGGACCGCGCGCGGGCGATCGAGCAGTACTTGATCTCAACCATTGACCACGGCTTCAACGCGTCAACCTTCACGGCCCGGGTCATCACATCGACCGGCGCGGATGTGGCGGCCTGCCTGGTGGGAGCCGTCGGCGCGCTGTCCGGGCCGCTGCACGGCGGGGCGCCGAGCCGGGCCCTCGACACCCTCGATGCGATCGGCACCCCCGACCGCATCGACGGCTGGATCCGCGAGCGGGTCCTCGCGGGGGACCGCATCATGGGCTTCGGGCACCCCGTCTACCGCACCGAGGACCCGCGCTCGCGCATGCTGCGGGGCATCGCGCGGCAATTCGGCGGGCCGATGGTGGAGTTCGCGGTCGAGGTCGAGCGCCAGGTCGAGGCGATCCTCGCCGAGCTGAAGCCGGGACGTGAGCTGCACACGAACGTGGAGTTCTACGCGGGCGTCGTCATGGAGCTGTGCGGCCTGCCTCGCGAGATGTTCACGCCGACGTTCGCGGCGGCGCGGGTGGTGGGCTGGGGGGCCAACATCCTGGAGCAAGCGGAGGACTCGAAGATCATTCGGCCTGCGGCGCGGTATGTGGGGCCTGTTCCGCCGGAGCCGGTGCCGGTAGTGCCGGTGGCCTGA
- a CDS encoding DUF6082 family protein, with protein MATQIFGIRGLSSATGAGLAFAAGAFALLAAQQRRYAELRIQVDRAERADWRRTMMAEQQELQLYLLRKAIDDPDLAAVFSIAEADSPAQQRQFLFANALYTNALLAYRIGVVNWEELHGHLRVMCANPIFRQYWHATRHQRASLKDSSDEAKVGHMTDAIIHDLEESESDEWWVIGEPPSEGQPPVP; from the coding sequence ATGGCCACACAGATTTTTGGCATACGGGGACTGAGTTCCGCCACCGGGGCGGGACTCGCGTTCGCGGCGGGGGCCTTCGCCCTGCTCGCCGCGCAGCAGCGACGCTATGCGGAACTCCGCATACAGGTCGACCGCGCGGAGCGGGCCGACTGGCGCCGCACCATGATGGCGGAACAGCAGGAACTCCAGCTCTACCTGCTGCGCAAGGCGATCGACGATCCCGATCTGGCCGCCGTCTTCAGCATCGCGGAGGCGGATTCGCCCGCTCAGCAGCGGCAGTTCCTGTTCGCCAACGCGCTCTACACGAACGCCCTGCTGGCGTACCGCATCGGTGTCGTCAACTGGGAGGAACTGCACGGCCACCTTCGCGTGATGTGCGCCAATCCCATTTTCCGACAGTACTGGCACGCCACCCGTCACCAGCGGGCCAGCCTGAAGGACTCGTCCGACGAGGCCAAGGTGGGGCACATGACGGACGCCATCATCCATGACCTGGAGGAGTCCGAATCCGACGAGTGGTGGGTCATCGGGGAACCGCCATCCGAGGGTCAACCACCCGTTCCATAG
- a CDS encoding GTP-binding protein, protein MSKQQIPVIVLTGFLGSGKTTLLNHLLHRSGGSRIGAIVNDFGSIEIDAMAVAGQLGDSTVSLGNGCLCCAVDASELDVYLEKLAQPSARIDVIVIEASGLAEPQELVKMVLASENPHIVYGGLVEVVDAAEFDSTRERHPEVDRHLGIADLVVVNKADRVPEAERERILGVVRGFTDRAAVVPASYGRVDVELLLDRRPVGERVGQLSFDDLHSHQQDDGHHDHHDHLHAGYESLAFTSEVPLAPRPLMALLDSRPEGLYRIKGYVDFGAADPRNKYAVHAVGRFLRFYPEPWAAGEVRLSQLVLIGSGIDVPALEKELEACREYAPQAGADEHSMWGVLRYVQEPQGD, encoded by the coding sequence GTGAGCAAGCAGCAGATCCCGGTCATCGTCCTCACCGGCTTCCTGGGCTCCGGCAAGACGACCCTGCTCAATCATCTGCTGCACCGCAGCGGAGGGAGCCGTATCGGGGCCATCGTCAACGACTTCGGGTCCATCGAGATCGACGCCATGGCGGTCGCCGGGCAGCTCGGTGACTCGACCGTCTCGCTCGGCAACGGGTGTCTTTGCTGTGCCGTGGATGCCAGTGAGCTTGACGTCTATCTGGAGAAGCTTGCTCAGCCGTCCGCCCGAATCGACGTCATCGTCATCGAGGCAAGCGGGCTCGCCGAGCCGCAGGAGCTGGTGAAGATGGTGCTCGCCAGCGAGAATCCGCACATCGTGTACGGGGGGCTCGTCGAGGTCGTCGATGCCGCCGAGTTCGACTCCACCAGGGAGCGGCATCCCGAAGTCGACCGGCATCTGGGGATCGCCGATCTTGTCGTGGTCAACAAGGCCGACCGGGTGCCCGAGGCGGAGCGGGAGCGGATTCTCGGTGTCGTCCGGGGCTTCACCGATCGCGCCGCCGTGGTCCCCGCCTCGTACGGGCGCGTCGATGTGGAGCTGCTCCTCGATCGCAGGCCCGTGGGGGAGCGGGTCGGGCAGCTGTCCTTCGATGATCTGCACAGTCATCAGCAGGATGACGGCCACCACGATCACCATGACCACCTGCATGCGGGCTACGAAAGCCTCGCCTTCACCTCCGAAGTGCCTCTGGCCCCCCGCCCCTTGATGGCTCTCCTGGACAGCAGGCCGGAGGGGCTCTACCGCATCAAGGGGTACGTCGATTTCGGCGCCGCCGACCCGCGCAACAAGTACGCCGTGCACGCCGTGGGGCGGTTTCTGCGCTTCTACCCCGAGCCGTGGGCCGCGGGTGAGGTCCGGCTCAGTCAGCTCGTGCTCATCGGGTCCGGCATCGACGTACCCGCTCTGGAGAAGGAGCTTGAGGCGTGTCGTGAGTACGCCCCACAGGCCGGTGCCGATGAGCACAGCATGTGGGGCGTACTGCGGTACGTGCAGGAACCGCAGGGCGACTGA
- a CDS encoding DNA topoisomerase (ATP-hydrolyzing) subunit A, translating to MARRSTKTPQPDDSFEEKILDIDVVDEMQGSFLEYAYSVIYSRALPDARDGMKPVHRRIVYQMNEMGLRPDRGYVKCARVVGEVMGKLHPHGDASIYDALVRMAQPFSMRLPLVDGHGNFGSLGNDDPPAAMRYTECRMADATSLMTESIDENTVDFEPNYDGQEMEPVALPAAYPNLLVNGASGIAVGMATNMPPHNLGEVIAAARHLIRHPGADLETLMKFVPGPDLPTGGRIVGLGGIKDAYASGRGTFKIRATVAVENVTARRKGLVVTELPFTVGPEKVISKIKDLVGSKKLQGIADVKDLTDRAHGLRLVIEIKNGFVPEAVLEQLYKLTPMEESFGINNVALVDGQPLTLGLKELLEVYLDHRFNVVRRRSEFRRSKKQARLHLVEGLLVALLDIDEVIRLIRSSENSAQAKERLMERFSLSDVQTQYILDTPLRRLTKFDRIELESERDKLKAEIEELTRILESDAELRKLVSSELAAVAKKFGTDRRTVLLESAGTPAPTVSLQVADDPCRVLLSSTGLLARTANGEPFSDGDTKRVKHDVIVSAVPATARGEVGAVTSGGRLLRLAVVDLPQLPETAAAPNLSGGAPVSELLSLEADEKLICLMTLDESSPGLALGTEQGVVKRVVPDYPSNKDELEVITLKDGDRIVGAAELRTGEEDLVFITDDAQLLRYQASQVRPQGRPAGGMTGIKLAEGVKVISFVAVDPAVDAVVFTVAGSRGTLDDSVQTTAKVTPFDQYPRKGRATGGVRVQRFLKGEDCLSFAWAGPTPPLAAQRTGLPAELPEIDPRRDGSGVSLAKPVAAVAGPV from the coding sequence ATGGCCCGCCGCAGCACGAAGACCCCGCAGCCCGACGACTCGTTCGAGGAGAAGATCCTCGACATCGACGTCGTCGACGAGATGCAGGGCTCCTTCCTCGAGTACGCGTATTCGGTCATCTACTCGCGCGCCCTGCCGGACGCCCGCGACGGCATGAAGCCGGTGCACCGCCGGATCGTGTACCAGATGAACGAGATGGGCCTGCGCCCCGACCGCGGCTATGTGAAGTGTGCCCGTGTCGTCGGCGAGGTCATGGGTAAGTTGCACCCGCACGGCGACGCGTCGATCTACGACGCCCTGGTGCGCATGGCCCAGCCCTTCTCCATGCGGCTTCCGCTGGTGGACGGGCACGGCAACTTCGGTTCGCTGGGCAACGACGACCCGCCGGCCGCCATGCGGTACACCGAGTGCCGGATGGCCGACGCGACGTCCCTGATGACGGAGTCGATCGACGAGAACACGGTCGACTTCGAGCCAAACTACGACGGCCAGGAGATGGAGCCCGTCGCCCTCCCGGCGGCGTACCCGAACCTCCTGGTCAACGGCGCGTCAGGCATCGCGGTCGGCATGGCGACGAACATGCCGCCGCACAACCTGGGCGAGGTGATCGCGGCCGCCCGCCACCTGATCAGGCACCCGGGGGCCGACCTCGAGACGCTGATGAAGTTCGTGCCGGGCCCCGACCTGCCCACGGGCGGCCGGATCGTCGGACTTGGCGGCATCAAGGACGCGTACGCGTCGGGCCGTGGCACCTTCAAGATCCGCGCGACGGTCGCCGTGGAGAACGTGACAGCGCGCCGCAAGGGCCTGGTCGTCACCGAACTGCCCTTCACGGTGGGCCCCGAGAAGGTCATCTCCAAGATCAAGGACCTGGTCGGCTCGAAGAAGCTGCAGGGCATCGCGGACGTCAAGGACCTCACCGACCGCGCGCACGGTCTGCGTCTGGTCATCGAGATCAAGAACGGCTTCGTCCCCGAGGCCGTCCTGGAGCAGCTCTACAAGCTCACGCCGATGGAGGAGTCCTTCGGCATCAACAACGTGGCACTGGTCGACGGCCAGCCCCTCACGCTCGGCCTCAAGGAGCTCCTCGAGGTCTATCTCGACCACCGGTTCAACGTGGTGCGCCGCCGCAGCGAGTTCCGCCGCAGCAAGAAGCAGGCCCGACTGCACCTGGTGGAGGGGCTGCTCGTCGCCCTCCTGGACATCGACGAGGTCATCCGCCTCATCCGCTCCAGTGAGAACTCCGCGCAGGCCAAGGAGCGCCTGATGGAGCGCTTCTCGCTGAGCGACGTCCAGACGCAGTACATCCTGGACACGCCGCTGCGCCGCCTCACCAAGTTCGACCGCATCGAGCTGGAGTCCGAGCGCGACAAGCTCAAGGCCGAGATCGAGGAGCTGACCCGCATCCTGGAGTCGGACGCCGAGCTGCGCAAGCTGGTCTCCTCCGAACTGGCCGCCGTGGCCAAGAAGTTCGGCACGGACCGGCGCACGGTCCTCCTGGAGTCGGCGGGCACCCCCGCCCCCACGGTCTCGCTGCAGGTCGCGGACGACCCGTGCCGCGTGCTGCTCTCCTCGACCGGCCTGCTCGCCCGTACGGCCAATGGGGAGCCCTTCTCCGACGGCGACACCAAGCGCGTCAAGCACGACGTGATCGTCTCGGCCGTGCCGGCGACCGCGCGCGGCGAGGTGGGCGCGGTGACGTCCGGGGGACGGCTGCTGCGCCTCGCCGTGGTGGACCTCCCGCAGCTTCCCGAGACGGCTGCGGCACCCAACCTCTCCGGGGGCGCGCCGGTTTCGGAGCTGCTCTCCCTGGAGGCGGACGAGAAGCTGATCTGTCTGATGACCCTGGACGAGTCCTCGCCCGGCCTCGCACTCGGCACCGAACAGGGCGTGGTCAAGCGAGTGGTCCCGGACTATCCGTCCAACAAGGACGAGCTGGAGGTCATCACCCTCAAGGACGGTGACCGGATCGTCGGCGCGGCCGAGCTGCGCACGGGCGAGGAGGACCTCGTCTTCATCACGGACGACGCCCAACTGCTGCGCTACCAGGCCTCGCAGGTCCGTCCGCAGGGCCGCCCGGCGGGCGGCATGACGGGCATCAAGCTCGCGGAGGGCGTCAAGGTCATCTCCTTCGTGGCGGTGGATCCCGCCGTGGACGCCGTGGTCTTCACGGTGGCGGGCTCGCGCGGCACGCTCGACGACTCGGTGCAGACGACGGCCAAGGTGACGCCGTTCGACCAGTACCCCCGCAAGGGCCGGGCCACGGGTGGCGTACGCGTCCAGCGCTTCCTGAAGGGCGAGGACTGCCTGAGCTTCGCGTGGGCGGGCCCGACTCCGCCGCTCGCGGCCCAGCGCACCGGCCTGCCGGCCGAGCTGCCGGAGATCGACCCGCGCCGAGACGGCTCCGGGGTGTCGCTGGCGAAGCCGGTGGCGGCGGTGGCGGGCCCGGTGTAG
- a CDS encoding pitrilysin family protein has protein sequence MPMGHTATAEAGSGGLTATEHRLANGLRVVLSEDHLTPVAAVCLWYDVGSRHEVKGRTGLAHLFEHLMFQGSKQVPGNGHFELVQGAGGSLNGTTSFERTNYFETMPTHQLELALWLEADRMGSLLTTLDDESMENQRDVVKNERRQRYDNVPYGTAFEKLTALSYPEGHPYHHTPIGSMADLDAATLEDARNFFRTYYAPNNAVLSVVGDIDPEQTLAWVEKYFGSIPSHDGKQPPRDGALPDTIGKELREVVEEEVPARALMAAYRLPEDGTRACDAADLALTVLGSGESSRLYNRLVRRDRTAVAAGFGLLRLAGAPSLGWLDVKTSGDVEVPVIEAAVDEELARFAEEGPTAEEMERAQAQLEREWLDRLGTVAGRADELCRYAVLFGDPQLALTAVQRVLDVTAEEVQAAAAARLRPDNRAVLVYEPIAAPEAAEATDEDEEEAAQ, from the coding sequence ATGCCCATGGGTCACACGGCCACGGCCGAGGCCGGCTCAGGCGGCCTGACAGCGACCGAGCACCGGCTGGCCAACGGCCTGCGCGTGGTGCTCTCCGAGGACCACCTGACCCCGGTCGCCGCGGTCTGCCTCTGGTACGACGTCGGCTCGCGCCACGAGGTCAAGGGCCGTACGGGCCTCGCGCACCTCTTCGAGCACCTCATGTTCCAAGGCTCGAAGCAGGTGCCCGGCAACGGTCACTTCGAGCTGGTGCAGGGAGCCGGCGGTTCGCTGAACGGCACCACCAGCTTCGAGCGCACCAACTACTTCGAGACGATGCCCACGCACCAGCTCGAGCTGGCCCTGTGGCTGGAAGCCGACCGGATGGGCTCCCTGCTCACCACGCTCGACGACGAGTCGATGGAGAATCAGCGGGACGTCGTCAAGAACGAGCGCCGCCAGCGCTACGACAACGTCCCGTACGGCACGGCCTTCGAGAAGCTGACCGCTCTCTCGTACCCCGAGGGCCACCCGTACCACCACACCCCGATCGGCTCCATGGCCGACCTGGACGCGGCGACGCTGGAGGACGCGCGGAACTTCTTCCGTACGTACTACGCGCCCAACAACGCGGTCCTCTCCGTGGTCGGCGACATCGACCCGGAGCAGACGCTCGCCTGGGTCGAGAAGTACTTCGGGTCCATCCCCTCGCACGACGGCAAGCAGCCGCCCCGCGACGGCGCGCTGCCCGACACCATCGGCAAGGAGCTGCGCGAGGTCGTCGAGGAAGAGGTCCCGGCCCGCGCCCTGATGGCCGCCTACCGCCTCCCGGAGGACGGCACGCGCGCGTGCGACGCGGCCGACCTGGCGCTCACGGTCCTCGGCAGCGGCGAGTCGTCCCGGCTCTACAACCGGCTCGTACGCCGCGACCGCACGGCCGTGGCAGCCGGGTTCGGCCTGCTGCGCCTCGCCGGTGCCCCCTCGCTGGGCTGGCTGGACGTGAAGACGTCCGGCGATGTCGAGGTCCCCGTCATCGAGGCGGCCGTCGACGAGGAGCTCGCCCGCTTCGCGGAGGAGGGCCCCACCGCCGAGGAGATGGAGCGCGCCCAGGCGCAGCTGGAGCGCGAGTGGCTCGACCGGCTCGGCACGGTCGCGGGACGCGCGGACGAACTGTGCCGGTACGCCGTCCTGTTCGGCGACCCGCAGCTCGCCCTGACCGCCGTGCAGCGGGTCCTCGACGTGACCGCTGAGGAGGTCCAGGCGGCCGCCGCGGCCCGCCTGCGCCCGGACAACCGCGCGGTGCTCGTGTACGAGCCCATCGCGGCACCTGAAGCCGCCGAAGCCACCGACGAGGACGAAGAGGAGGCGGCGCAGTGA
- a CDS encoding pitrilysin family protein has translation MTEAATMQFHPQPQAGTARPWAFPAPERSALDNGLTVLRCHRPGQQVVAVEIHLEAPLDAEPAGLDGVATIMARAFNEGTDKHSAEEFAAELDRCGASLDAHADHPGVRVSLEVPVSRLPKALGLVADALRAPAFADSEVERLVSNRLDEIPHESANPARRAAKELSKQLFPATSRMSRPRQGTEETVAAIDSAAVRAFYEKHVRPATATAVVVGDLTGTDLDAVLADTLGAWTGGTAEPRPVPPVTADDTGRVVIVDRPGAVQTQLLIGRIGADRHDRVWPAQVLGTYCLGGTLTSRLDRVLREEKGYTYGVRAFAQVLRSAPDGTGAAMLAISGSVDTESTGPALDDLWKVLRTLAAEGLTDAERDVAVQNLVGVAPLKFEMAASVAATLADQVEQHLPDDFQAQLYRQLAATGTVEATAAVVNAFPGDRLVTILVGDAAQIEEPVKALGIGEVSVVTG, from the coding sequence GTGACCGAGGCCGCGACGATGCAGTTCCACCCGCAGCCCCAGGCGGGCACCGCACGGCCGTGGGCCTTCCCCGCGCCCGAGCGCTCGGCCCTGGACAACGGCCTCACGGTGCTGCGCTGCCACCGCCCCGGCCAGCAGGTCGTCGCCGTGGAGATCCACCTGGAGGCGCCGCTCGACGCCGAGCCCGCGGGCCTCGACGGTGTCGCCACGATCATGGCGAGGGCCTTCAACGAAGGCACCGACAAGCACTCCGCCGAGGAGTTCGCCGCCGAACTCGACCGCTGCGGCGCCTCGTTGGACGCGCACGCCGACCACCCCGGTGTGCGGGTGTCCCTCGAAGTCCCGGTCTCCCGGCTCCCGAAGGCGCTCGGCCTGGTCGCCGACGCCCTGCGGGCCCCCGCCTTCGCGGACAGCGAGGTCGAGCGCCTCGTGAGCAACCGCCTGGACGAGATCCCGCACGAGAGCGCCAACCCGGCGCGCCGCGCTGCCAAGGAGCTCTCCAAGCAGCTCTTCCCGGCGACCTCGCGGATGTCGCGCCCCCGCCAGGGCACCGAGGAGACGGTCGCGGCCATCGACTCGGCGGCCGTGCGCGCCTTCTACGAGAAGCATGTCCGTCCCGCCACGGCCACCGCCGTCGTCGTGGGCGACCTGACCGGCACGGACCTTGACGCCGTACTCGCCGACACCCTCGGCGCCTGGACGGGCGGCACGGCCGAGCCGCGTCCGGTGCCCCCGGTGACCGCCGACGACACCGGCCGTGTGGTCATCGTGGACCGCCCCGGAGCCGTCCAGACGCAGCTTCTGATCGGCCGCATCGGCGCGGACCGGCACGACCGCGTCTGGCCCGCCCAGGTGCTCGGCACGTACTGCCTGGGCGGCACCCTCACCTCGCGCCTCGACCGCGTCCTGCGCGAGGAGAAGGGATACACCTACGGCGTACGGGCGTTCGCCCAGGTCCTGCGCTCCGCACCGGACGGCACGGGCGCCGCGATGCTCGCCATCAGCGGCTCCGTGGACACGGAGTCGACGGGCCCGGCTCTCGACGACCTGTGGAAGGTGCTGCGCACCCTGGCCGCCGAAGGCCTCACGGACGCCGAGCGCGATGTCGCCGTACAGAACCTGGTGGGTGTGGCCCCGCTCAAGTTCGAGATGGCGGCGTCCGTCGCGGCGACCCTCGCCGACCAGGTCGAGCAGCACCTGCCGGACGACTTCCAGGCGCAGCTGTACCGGCAGTTGGCCGCGACCGGCACCGTGGAGGCCACCGCCGCCGTCGTGAACGCCTTCCCGGGCGACCGGCTCGTGACGATCCTCGTCGGCGACGCGGCGCAGATCGAGGAGCCCGTCAAGGCCCTCGGCATCGGTGAAGTGAGTGTGGTCACGGGCTGA